The proteins below come from a single Synechococcus sp. WH 8101 genomic window:
- a CDS encoding SRPBCC family protein: protein MGRWLEHTVTTEVKAPVDRVWAVWSDLEAMPRWMRWIESVHTLEDPDLTDWTLAAQGFRFHWKARITSRVEAQQLHWESVGGLPTKGAVRFYPEAPERTAVKLCVTYELPGVLAPLMEPSILGGIVTRELQANLDRFRDLVESDYTVSA, encoded by the coding sequence ATGGGACGTTGGCTTGAACACACCGTGACCACTGAGGTGAAGGCGCCTGTGGATCGCGTCTGGGCGGTGTGGAGTGATCTGGAGGCGATGCCGCGCTGGATGCGCTGGATTGAATCCGTGCACACCCTCGAAGACCCTGATCTGACGGACTGGACCCTGGCGGCGCAGGGGTTTCGCTTCCACTGGAAAGCGCGGATCACCTCGCGGGTCGAGGCCCAGCAGCTCCATTGGGAGTCGGTGGGGGGACTGCCCACCAAAGGGGCGGTGCGTTTCTATCCGGAGGCACCGGAGCGCACGGCTGTGAAACTCTGCGTCACCTACGAATTGCCCGGTGTCTTGGCACCGTTGATGGAACCCAGCATCCTTGGGGGAATCGTGACGCGAGAGCTTCAGGCCAACCTTGACCGTTTCCGTGATCTGGTGGAGAGCGATTACACCGTTTCGGCCTGA
- a CDS encoding iron-sulfur cluster assembly accessory protein codes for MSSTTPTTDSSVSSAAPHTGKDGKGILITATAMQQLAKLCREQGEDQVLRVGVRSGGCSGMSYTMDFEPADAIVEGDEVYDYRAPDGADFRVVCDPKSLLYIYGMQLDFSTALIGGGFNFTNPNATQTCGCGSSFAV; via the coding sequence GTGAGCAGCACCACCCCCACAACGGATTCCTCCGTCAGCAGCGCCGCCCCACACACCGGCAAAGACGGCAAGGGCATCCTGATCACCGCCACGGCCATGCAGCAGCTGGCGAAACTGTGCCGGGAGCAGGGTGAGGATCAGGTGCTCCGGGTCGGCGTGCGGTCCGGCGGCTGCAGCGGCATGAGCTACACGATGGACTTCGAGCCGGCCGACGCCATCGTTGAAGGGGATGAGGTGTACGACTACCGCGCCCCTGACGGGGCCGATTTCCGCGTGGTCTGCGACCCCAAGAGCCTGCTCTACATCTATGGAATGCAGCTCGACTTCAGTACGGCCCTGATCGGCGGCGGATTCAATTTCACCAATCCCAACGCCACCCAGACCTGTGGTTGCGGCAGCTCCTTCGCTGTCTGA
- the zds gene encoding 9,9'-di-cis-zeta-carotene desaturase: MRVAIVGAGLAGLAAAVDLVDAGHDVSLYEARPFMGGKVGSWVDDDGNHIEMGLHVFFFNYANLFALMRKVGAIENLLPKDHTHLFVNRGGDLRELDFRFPVGAPFNGLKAFFTTPQLSWIDKLRNALALGTSPIVRGLVDYEGAMRTIRALDVVSFQAWFLGHGGSMESIRRMWNPIAYALGFIDCEAISARCMLTIFMMFAAKTEASKLNLLKGSPHRWLTGPILEYIQARGAQLHLRHRVKAVLCSAGETPEITGLQLGTPDGEITVEADAYLAACDVPGIQRLLPDDWKRFPQFAAIDQLEAVPVATVQLRYDGWVTELDDSRRRQDCSQPAGLNNLLYTADADFSCFADLALASPEDYRKEGQGSLLQCVLTPGDPWIPKSVEEIVAHTDRQVRALFPSSSDLTLTWSNVVKLAQSLYREAPGMEPYRPEQRTPVPNFFLAGSYTRQDYIDSMEGATMSGHLAAAAILGKEAMLATNPAVA, encoded by the coding sequence GTGCGGGTCGCGATCGTGGGCGCTGGATTGGCCGGGCTGGCCGCCGCAGTGGATCTGGTCGACGCCGGCCACGACGTTTCGCTCTACGAGGCCCGTCCCTTCATGGGCGGCAAGGTGGGCAGTTGGGTCGATGACGACGGCAATCACATTGAGATGGGATTGCATGTGTTCTTTTTCAATTACGCCAACCTGTTCGCCTTGATGCGCAAGGTGGGGGCGATTGAGAACCTGCTGCCGAAGGATCACACCCATCTCTTCGTGAATCGGGGTGGTGATCTGCGCGAGCTCGATTTCCGTTTCCCGGTCGGTGCCCCCTTCAATGGCCTCAAAGCGTTTTTCACCACGCCCCAGTTGAGCTGGATCGACAAACTGCGCAACGCTCTGGCGTTAGGCACGAGTCCGATCGTGCGTGGCCTGGTGGATTACGAGGGGGCGATGCGGACGATCCGGGCCCTTGATGTGGTGAGTTTCCAAGCCTGGTTTCTCGGCCATGGCGGCAGCATGGAGAGCATCCGCAGGATGTGGAACCCGATCGCTTACGCCCTGGGGTTCATTGACTGCGAGGCGATCTCGGCCCGTTGCATGCTCACCATCTTCATGATGTTTGCTGCGAAGACGGAAGCCTCCAAGCTCAATCTGCTCAAAGGGTCGCCCCATCGCTGGCTCACGGGTCCGATCCTGGAGTACATCCAGGCCCGTGGTGCCCAGCTGCATCTGCGCCACCGCGTCAAGGCTGTGCTGTGCAGCGCCGGCGAAACGCCTGAAATCACTGGCTTGCAGCTCGGCACGCCGGATGGCGAGATCACGGTGGAGGCGGATGCCTATCTCGCGGCCTGTGATGTTCCCGGCATTCAGCGCCTCCTTCCAGACGACTGGAAGCGCTTCCCCCAGTTTGCGGCGATTGATCAGCTCGAGGCCGTGCCCGTGGCCACGGTGCAACTGCGCTACGACGGCTGGGTGACCGAGCTTGATGACAGTCGCCGCCGCCAGGATTGCTCCCAGCCCGCGGGTTTGAACAACCTGCTGTACACCGCCGATGCGGATTTCAGCTGTTTTGCCGACCTGGCCCTGGCCAGCCCCGAGGACTACCGCAAGGAGGGTCAGGGGTCCTTGCTCCAGTGCGTCCTCACCCCCGGCGATCCCTGGATTCCGAAGTCGGTGGAGGAGATCGTGGCCCACACCGATCGCCAGGTGCGTGCCCTCTTCCCGTCGTCGAGCGACCTCACGCTCACCTGGAGCAACGTGGTGAAGCTGGCCCAGTCGCTGTATCGGGAAGCTCCGGGGATGGAGCCCTATCGACCGGAGCAGCGCACGCCCGTGCCCAATTTCTTCCTCGCCGGCAGCTACACCCGTCAGGACTACATCGATTCGATGGAAGGGGCCACGATGAGCGGCCACCTGGCCGCTGCGGCCATCCTGGGGAAGGAGGCCATGCTGGCCACCAATCCCGCAGTCGCCTGA
- a CDS encoding lipid-A-disaccharide synthase-related protein: MARVLLLSNGHGEDLSGALLGAALRERNHQVEALPLVGNGHPYRDAGLPLILKTREFSTGGLGYTSLRGRLTELVQGQVLHLLGGVVKLLRVAHRYDLVVVIGDVIPVMAAWLSRRPVVTYLVAYSSHYEGRLRLPWPCGECLSSRRCRAVFSRDQLSADDLSQQLQRPVRFLGNPFMDPVLQPQPPLPPSRRRIGLLPGSRRPELEQNLRLLLRVVEQLPEPLLASGELAMDLALVHGLDDTALAALAQAEGWRLQPGDGRDQQQRLERGQRRIQVQRSRFTAVLQSSDLLLCMAGTAAEQAVGLAKPVLQLVGEGPQFTPEFAEAQRRLLGPTVFCAKGPVGSPDTLKATAALALELLERSVSDPDLQERCRREATRRLGSMGGAAGLSGAARIAEAIDDQLQEQHPRHPRTRA, translated from the coding sequence GTGGCCCGTGTGCTGCTGCTCAGCAACGGACATGGCGAAGATCTCTCCGGCGCCCTGCTGGGGGCGGCCCTGCGGGAGCGAAACCATCAGGTGGAGGCCTTACCCCTGGTGGGCAACGGCCACCCCTACCGGGACGCCGGACTGCCTCTGATCCTGAAGACCCGTGAATTCAGCACCGGAGGGTTGGGGTACACCAGCCTGCGCGGACGCCTCACCGAACTGGTGCAGGGCCAGGTGCTACATCTGCTCGGTGGCGTGGTGAAGCTGTTGCGGGTCGCCCATCGCTACGACCTGGTGGTAGTGATCGGCGATGTAATCCCGGTGATGGCGGCCTGGCTCAGTCGCCGACCTGTGGTCACCTACCTGGTGGCCTATTCGAGCCACTACGAAGGCCGTCTGCGCCTGCCCTGGCCCTGCGGCGAGTGTCTCTCGAGCCGACGATGCCGTGCCGTGTTCAGCCGCGATCAGCTGAGTGCCGACGACCTCAGCCAGCAACTGCAGCGACCGGTGCGCTTTCTCGGCAACCCCTTCATGGATCCGGTGCTGCAGCCCCAGCCCCCCCTGCCCCCCAGCCGGCGAAGGATCGGACTCCTCCCCGGCAGCCGACGGCCGGAGCTGGAACAGAACCTGCGGCTGCTGCTGAGGGTGGTGGAGCAGCTGCCGGAACCCTTGCTCGCCAGCGGCGAGCTGGCGATGGATCTCGCCCTGGTGCATGGCCTGGACGACACCGCCCTGGCCGCCCTGGCCCAGGCCGAGGGCTGGAGGTTGCAGCCGGGCGATGGCCGGGATCAGCAGCAGCGACTGGAGCGAGGACAAAGGCGGATCCAGGTACAACGCAGCCGTTTCACGGCTGTGCTGCAAAGCTCCGATCTCCTGCTCTGCATGGCCGGCACGGCGGCGGAACAGGCGGTGGGACTGGCCAAACCGGTGCTGCAACTTGTTGGTGAAGGCCCCCAATTCACCCCCGAGTTCGCCGAAGCGCAGCGGCGCCTGCTCGGACCGACCGTGTTCTGCGCCAAGGGCCCCGTCGGCAGCCCCGACACCCTGAAGGCCACAGCCGCACTGGCGCTCGAGTTGCTCGAGCGCAGCGTCTCGGATCCAGACCTCCAGGAACGCTGCAGGCGCGAAGCGACCCGGCGCCTCGGCAGCATGGGTGGGGCCGCGGGGCTCAGCGGCGCGGCACGGATCGCTGAGGCGATCGATGATCAGCTGCAAGAGCAGCACCCACGGCACCCCAGAACTCGGGCATGA
- a CDS encoding M48 family metallopeptidase — MESTQESLFEQAMARYQNGAPAAELLDDFITITEAAPRQSAGWTCLAWLQLLCDQPEAALRSARTAVKLNPQDPQARINLSLAMLETKSKGVRDQIEMVQQVLAMAPDVGQELQASIADGFQRRPGWPALTKVKNWLEL, encoded by the coding sequence ATGGAGTCAACTCAGGAGAGCCTGTTTGAGCAGGCGATGGCCCGCTATCAGAACGGGGCCCCGGCGGCGGAGCTGCTGGATGACTTCATCACCATCACCGAAGCCGCCCCCCGTCAGTCGGCGGGTTGGACCTGCCTGGCCTGGTTGCAGCTCCTCTGTGATCAGCCAGAGGCGGCCCTGCGCTCAGCCCGCACCGCCGTGAAACTCAACCCCCAGGATCCGCAAGCCCGGATCAACCTGAGTCTGGCCATGCTCGAAACCAAGTCCAAGGGCGTGCGGGATCAGATCGAGATGGTGCAGCAGGTGCTGGCGATGGCGCCCGATGTGGGCCAGGAGCTGCAGGCGTCGATTGCCGATGGCTTCCAGCGGCGCCCCGGCTGGCCCGCACTCACCAAGGTGAAGAACTGGCTGGAGCTCTGA